TAAAAGCGCCTCGGAGCAGAAGGTGCTCAGTAAAAGCGAGTCGCCGTACACTGGCGTGTATGACAAGCACATGGCTGAGCCAGAAAAGCCGAGTTACTCTACTTTTTtcgaaaaaggaaaggagtACGACGGCACGAATGTGCGTTTTTTCAAGCAGCGGGAGGCTGTCATTGGAAAAAATGTGGGGGACTCCATCGACCCCCAAAAGTACCTGAAAAAGGGAGATGGCATCCGCTACATCGTACCCGCAGCACATGAGGAAAAAATGTACCGCAAACCGCCTGTGGACAACTCGACCCCGTTCAGCCAAGGCGGGCGAAGTGGTGATGGGGACAGCGCGTTGGCGGGGGTGCAGTACAATGCCGATGGCAATCCTGTTTCCGATGGAAACGGCTCTCTTGATGCTGGGCGCAGCGGCCAGGATCCCAGCGGCGCGCAAGGAAGCGCAAACAACGGAGCTGCTCATGGTTATGGCAGTGGGGACTACAGAGGAGATggccgaggtggtggcgccttTTCACGGGATGCAACAAAGAATTTCGTCACCTCGAACATCGTGGAGATTAGCAACATGGTACCGAAGCGACGAAAGATGCAAGCACCACTTCCAACCAGCCGTAAGAGTTTTGGTGAGACGCCAGCGTACATGTCGCGTGTCAAAAGAGAAATTGCTGAGGAAAAAGCTTTTGTAGAATCATTGCAGGAGGCAAAGGCTCAGCGTCAGCAACAAGCCCATGCCAAGTACATTTATCTTCTCCCTCGGGAAGAGCACGATAAGCTGGTGCAAAGCATGCGAAGGCGGAACGATGAGTGTATCTATGAACTGCAGAGGATGCCGCTCTCAAAGGATACGGCTGGGATGCGAAAGCGCAAGACGGAGCTGGAGAAGACAGTCGCAGATATTGAGGTAGCGCTGAAGAAGCTCGACAGAGATGCCCTATTCATCTACAAAGATGATCCTGTAAACGGACAATGGTGCAAGGAGGCCGCCCTGAAAGAGGCACAAAAGTATGCTGCGCATTCACACTGAAAGGTTGAATGTGCATGTAGATCATTGCGTTGCTgcttttgtttctttttgttgaTGTTCTTTCCTGTCTCTCACTTCCACGATGTAGTTAGGCCCTTGCCTCCTGTACAGACTTTCAAAGGAAAGCGTAAACAAAAACTCATCAGGCGGGATGACAAAAGGCACAAGTGAGGTACATGGTGGCCACTTCATGAGACATAGAAGGCGAGCTACAGGACTGATAGGctcttttttccccttttcctCCGTAGCGGAAATGCCTCATGCATCCTGAGTAGTAAGGTACGCGGCTGCTTTTCAGAGGCGTGTGCCGCACGCTAGCGCTCTGCAAGTGGTGTACTTACTGCGTCGTTTCCATAGCTCTTTCTCACTTACTCTTTGCTCCTCCATGTACGAACTGCAACTGCGGGGCTCATGTCGTAGTACATATCTCTTTCTGCGGAGTTGAATTCGTGAATCACGGAATCGAAGAAGCGAAAACGCTTTAGGGCAGACAAATGATGCGGCGATTGCTTCCGATTAAGAAGTTACTCGGCTCCACGACCGGCTTCCGTTTGGCATCGACGAAAAGCTCGGGCACAGAGCGCCTAGAGAGgctcgtggaggaggtgaatGGCATAAAGTCGAAGCTGAAAGTTCTGGAAGAGAGCAAAGCTGCAAACGGATTGGTTGACCTTTACGCCTCTCGCAAAATGAAAAGGCTGGACATTAAGCGTATCCTGAGTATCTTCAACGATAGGGCGTACCACGCGCCAATATTCTGCCACAAGGCGCTTCCAATTATTTTGGCGCACTTCATTACCGGACTTGACAAACTTCCTTCTGGCCTCAACGCCATGCCGTCGATTTTGGCCGTTCGTGCAACGCTTCTCCGCTCGTTTCAGAAGCTCATCAACTGCAAAATCCCTGCCACCGACGACCAAGTGCAGCACTTTCGCAGAGTGTTGGAGGACATTGACGAGGAGCACGCAGAGCGCGACCTGCTGCAAACCATGGCATTTGGAATCCTGGAGCTGAAGGAGTACGTTTCATCTCATCGGCGAGCACTGGTGGATCTTAAGAAGACATCCGAGCGGTGGGCCAGCATCCCCATGACGGAGGAGAACGTGCTCACCTACGCAGAGATCCAAGACATCCAAGCCCCACTGGACTCTGTGAATCGTTGTATGATCACGTACAACTTCATCTCTCGCATGTTCCTCAACCACGACCCGGATATGACTATGGGCAGCAATCCCAGACGCATCGGGATGGTTGATCTTGAGATGAATCTTGAGCACGTAGTTCGCAACGCTGTTGACGAGGCGAAGCAGATTTGCACGGATCACTACGGCGACTGCCCAGACACCGAGTTTGAGTTCACCTCAGACTCCAAGGCTTTCCGATTCCCCTACATGAGCACAACTATCCGGTACATTATACTGGAACTGATGAAGAACGCGTTTCGTGCGACAGTGGACTCACACATGAAGCGCAACGACGTTGGGATGGTTACGTGCGCTGATATGCCGCCTGTTCGCGTTTTGATCAACCTACAAGAAGGGACGGAGCATGCGTGCATCTGTATCTCGGATGAAGGCATGGGCATGACGGACGAAGCACTTGCCATGGCAATGGCGTACTCATACACGTCAGTCAGCAAACCAGCTCTGCAGCTTGGTGACTCGGGCGAGGGGTGTGCATCcacggcgccatcgccgctggcTGGCTACGGGTACGGGCTTCCGATGTCGCGCGTGTACGCACAGTCGCTTGGTGGCGACCTTTTCTTGCAGACCATGGAGGGCTACGGTACGCGCGCCTACTATTATATCAAGATAGCGGATGCACAACCCTTATGCGACGAGGAAACCAAGTAGTTCGCTGAAGGCGCAAGGCGAAACTCAGCCATCACAACGCCGCTTCGTGTCCTTGATTCGTTCTCTGGCCCCTCGTCCTGTTGTGCGTACAAGACAAGGTGTATCACACACGCAAAGGCACCTATACCCATGAAAGAAGCCAAATAAAAAGTGCTGATCCTCCCTATTTCTTTTGCCCCGCTCTTGGGTAGGCCTGCTTTCTGTTCACTCCCAGCCGTGTATATTGCTCCTTGTACATGTGCGCAACAGAGGGTGGGGgacgccttcctctcctttctgcTCTCTTTCAAACTTGCTCTCCTTGATGACAGGGAACGGGGCGACACCGCTCAGTGCTTCGTACCTCAGGGTCCAGCACACCCGCTCTCTGTGTcgggaagccaagcagccccttATGTCCCTGCCGATGCCAGACCACCTCTGGCGCAgacagggtcaa
The DNA window shown above is from Leishmania donovani BPK282A1 complete genome, chromosome 20 and carries:
- a CDS encoding developmentally regulated phosphoprotein-like protein — protein: MRRLLPIKKLLGSTTGFRLASTKSSGTERLERLVEEVNGIKSKLKVLEESKAANGLVDLYASRKMKRLDIKRILSIFNDRAYHAPIFCHKALPIILAHFITGLDKLPSGLNAMPSILAVRATLLRSFQKLINCKIPATDDQVQHFRRVLEDIDEEHAERDLLQTMAFGILELKEYVSSHRRALVDLKKTSERWASIPMTEENVLTYAEIQDIQAPLDSVNRCMITYNFISRMFLNHDPDMTMGSNPRRIGMVDLEMNLEHVVRNAVDEAKQICTDHYGDCPDTEFEFTSDSKAFRFPYMSTTIRYIILELMKNAFRATVDSHMKRNDVGMVTCADMPPVRVLINLQEGTEHACICISDEGMGMTDEALAMAMAYSYTSVSKPALQLGDSGEGCASTAPSPLAGYGYGLPMSRVYAQSLGGDLFLQTMEGYGTRAYYYIKIADAQPLCDEETK